In Hamadaea flava, a genomic segment contains:
- the fxsT gene encoding FxSxx-COOH system tetratricopeptide repeat protein gives MAESATRGTLESLVDMLVRLPELADPAVRDQLVDRVRQELRRPLRIKRFADVRPELSSLVNACNACSGGLRVLASVIAEQHVGEIAAVRAAVSDLSPGLLSVPDRDHLRGLLANLPAHQIGEAVDGLGGAEQLYSMRTWRDTANAIRIMEGLPIPEDGVPQVLAFASRLSELLTGPVSDGLRTWVDTVAGGLGVDLAALVVLRGGAGPLATPPPFTPPSPRGAVPPRRSETRVVGGGVPTRNRHFTGRSELLDNLTDVLSSGEQAAVLPPALHGLGGVGKTQLVVEYVYRHLDDYELVWWIPAERTATVLASLTQLAETLHLTVAEDRQQTARTVLDALAGLRVPWLLVYDNADDPDVLKPFLPATGGHVIVTTRNPEWGAVGRPIEVDVFPRGESIQLLQGRGLQLKEGEAEALANKLGDLPLALEQAVLWCKSTAMPVTEYIELLDSHRRSDLLSESKPYGYPITVTAFVTLASETLREKAPATAQLFELLSFLSGEPVSQNLLSRGKSARVTEPLRTTLNDPVALSRVVRDLNNRGLAKVDPAQRIQVHRLVQDILRDILPADRAEVTLRNAQRLLAAANPGDPDERGELESQAELGPHLDRARMIYAEDDDARVAVLDHARYLYLIGDYENSVRLSSEAVAYWSQPSDDPLLGPDGLYTLRASSVQSNALRALGQASEARDIANDTYDRMCASPLIGEMHEFTLIHANQVGHSLRIAGRYNDALEFDTGSLARHRHVFNAAEAYTLRAQANLAVDLRMIGDFAQAFEQDREIANHWEDVGGTDPRALAAYINQARNYYGMGAYRAGLEWIQQWREPLADALGAGSSQVLLADRTYAILLRKLGYLFEARAVLREHLERSLSRFGETHEFTNAAAVSYANVLRQVGEPDEAAQLLEDALERYDLYFGVKHPLTLAARVNQGILMRSMGDYDDARVLGESCYADFAEVLGASHPYTICAGVSRATDLAIAGEHEAAAALSEQMYQISQQLAGGGHEARNGAEHPYLLMRGINLAHDLRAVGKTAEADRYRQTSYRALRDSLGANHPEVQAIERDERTEGDIEPPPT, from the coding sequence ATGGCCGAGTCGGCGACCCGAGGAACGCTGGAAAGCCTCGTGGACATGCTCGTCCGGCTGCCGGAACTGGCCGATCCCGCCGTTCGCGACCAACTCGTCGACCGCGTACGCCAAGAGCTGCGCCGGCCGCTGCGGATCAAACGCTTCGCCGACGTACGCCCCGAGCTGTCCAGCTTGGTCAACGCCTGTAACGCGTGCTCGGGCGGATTGCGCGTACTCGCCTCGGTGATCGCCGAACAGCACGTCGGCGAGATCGCCGCGGTGCGGGCGGCGGTGAGCGACCTGAGCCCCGGACTGCTGTCCGTGCCCGACCGGGATCACCTGCGCGGCCTGCTCGCCAACCTGCCCGCCCACCAGATCGGCGAGGCGGTGGACGGACTCGGCGGCGCCGAGCAGCTCTACTCGATGCGTACCTGGCGCGACACCGCCAACGCGATCCGGATCATGGAGGGCCTGCCGATCCCCGAGGACGGCGTACCCCAGGTGCTCGCCTTCGCCAGCCGGTTGTCCGAGCTGCTCACCGGCCCGGTCTCCGACGGCCTGCGGACCTGGGTCGACACCGTCGCGGGTGGACTCGGCGTCGACCTGGCCGCCCTCGTCGTGCTGCGCGGGGGCGCGGGACCGCTCGCCACACCGCCACCGTTCACGCCGCCATCGCCACGAGGCGCGGTGCCGCCGCGTCGCTCGGAGACCCGGGTGGTCGGCGGTGGCGTACCGACCCGGAACCGGCACTTCACCGGCCGCAGCGAGTTGCTCGACAACCTGACCGACGTGCTCAGCAGCGGCGAGCAGGCGGCGGTCCTGCCGCCGGCCCTGCACGGCCTCGGCGGTGTCGGCAAGACCCAGCTCGTCGTGGAGTACGTCTACCGGCACCTCGACGACTACGAGCTGGTCTGGTGGATTCCCGCCGAGCGGACCGCGACCGTCCTGGCATCGCTGACCCAGCTCGCCGAGACGCTGCACCTGACCGTCGCCGAGGACCGGCAGCAGACCGCGCGGACGGTGCTCGACGCGCTGGCCGGTCTACGGGTGCCGTGGCTGCTCGTCTACGACAACGCCGACGACCCGGACGTGCTCAAGCCGTTCCTGCCCGCCACCGGCGGCCACGTCATCGTGACCACCCGCAACCCGGAGTGGGGCGCGGTCGGCCGGCCGATCGAGGTCGACGTCTTCCCCCGCGGCGAGAGCATCCAGCTGCTCCAAGGCCGGGGGCTGCAGCTGAAGGAGGGCGAGGCCGAGGCGCTGGCCAACAAGCTCGGCGACCTGCCGCTGGCGCTGGAGCAGGCGGTCCTGTGGTGCAAGTCCACGGCGATGCCGGTGACCGAGTACATCGAGCTGCTCGACAGCCACCGCCGTTCCGATCTGCTGTCGGAGTCCAAGCCCTACGGCTACCCGATCACGGTCACGGCGTTCGTCACGCTCGCAAGCGAGACGTTGCGGGAGAAGGCTCCCGCCACCGCCCAGCTGTTCGAGCTGCTGTCCTTCCTCTCCGGCGAGCCGGTGTCGCAGAACCTGCTCAGCCGGGGCAAGTCAGCCCGCGTCACCGAGCCGCTGCGGACCACCCTCAACGATCCGGTCGCGCTCAGCCGGGTCGTGCGCGACCTGAACAACCGCGGTCTGGCCAAGGTGGACCCGGCGCAGCGCATCCAGGTGCACCGCCTGGTCCAGGACATCCTGCGCGACATCCTCCCGGCCGACCGGGCGGAGGTGACGCTGCGCAACGCCCAGCGGCTGCTGGCCGCCGCCAACCCCGGCGACCCGGACGAACGCGGCGAGCTGGAGAGCCAGGCCGAACTCGGCCCGCACCTCGACCGCGCCCGGATGATCTACGCCGAGGACGACGACGCGCGCGTCGCGGTCCTGGACCACGCCCGATACCTCTACCTGATCGGTGACTACGAGAACAGCGTCCGGCTCTCCTCCGAGGCCGTCGCGTACTGGAGCCAGCCCAGCGACGACCCGCTGCTCGGCCCGGACGGCCTCTACACGCTGCGCGCGTCCAGCGTCCAGTCCAACGCGCTGCGCGCGCTGGGCCAGGCAAGCGAGGCCCGCGACATCGCCAACGACACCTACGACCGGATGTGCGCCAGCCCGCTGATCGGCGAGATGCACGAGTTCACCCTCATCCACGCCAACCAGGTGGGCCACTCGCTGCGGATCGCCGGGCGCTACAACGACGCGCTGGAGTTCGACACCGGATCGCTGGCCCGGCACCGGCACGTGTTCAACGCGGCCGAGGCGTACACCCTCCGGGCGCAGGCCAACCTCGCCGTCGACCTGCGCATGATCGGCGACTTCGCCCAGGCCTTCGAGCAGGACCGCGAGATCGCCAACCACTGGGAAGACGTCGGCGGCACCGACCCCCGAGCCCTGGCGGCGTACATCAACCAGGCCCGCAACTACTACGGCATGGGCGCGTACCGGGCCGGTCTGGAGTGGATCCAGCAGTGGCGGGAGCCGCTGGCCGACGCCCTCGGCGCGGGCAGCAGCCAGGTCTTGCTGGCCGACCGGACCTACGCGATCCTGCTGCGCAAGCTCGGCTACCTCTTCGAGGCGCGCGCGGTCCTCCGCGAGCACCTCGAACGCAGCCTGAGCCGGTTCGGTGAGACCCACGAGTTCACCAACGCCGCCGCCGTCAGCTACGCGAACGTGCTGCGCCAGGTCGGCGAGCCGGACGAGGCGGCCCAGCTGCTCGAGGACGCGCTCGAACGTTACGACCTCTACTTCGGCGTCAAGCACCCGCTGACCCTGGCCGCCCGGGTCAACCAGGGCATCCTCATGCGATCGATGGGCGACTACGACGACGCCCGCGTCCTCGGCGAGAGCTGCTACGCCGACTTCGCCGAGGTGCTGGGCGCCAGCCACCCGTACACCATCTGCGCCGGGGTCTCCCGGGCGACCGACCTGGCCATCGCCGGCGAGCACGAGGCCGCCGCCGCGCTGTCGGAGCAGATGTACCAGATCAGCCAGCAGCTGGCCGGCGGCGGCCACGAGGCCCGCAACGGCGCCGAGCACCCATACCTGCTGATGCGCGGGATCAACCTGGCGCACGACCTGCGGGCGGTGGGCAAGACGGCCGAGGCGGACCGATACCGGCAGACGTCCTACCGGGCGCTGCGCGACTCGCTGGGGGCCAACCACCCCGAGGTACAGGCCATCGAACGGGACGAACGGACCGAGGGCGACATCGAGCCGCCCCCGACCTGA
- a CDS encoding HEXXH motif domain-containing protein, with translation MTTFHELDTDTFTTLAVGDGGPAAIAELQRAQLSRHLLLIGNLLREWPGAPAERDAIGEVLDRARDADPDRFAEVVGAPLVGSWSGIATRALGQGIADPSDFGQLAGIAAVAAAACGVPADLAVPVRNGVASVPGLGALSAGDAPVRLIADGGRLTTDVGGRRVLLSGDGDVPGLQRVRDLTAPSVRIALDDVDPYRHGHHAPPANRLDDADFEQWDKLFGEAWGLLTRRLPGRAAELAAGLRTLVPLQTDSRAARSATIKYAFGVFGLTLPPSAAEFAVTMVHEFQHSKLSAILDLTPMTDPHDTSRHFAPWRTDPRPLAGLLQGVYAFVGVADSWRGLRLEPEIAEEATRKFAEARINVAEGLRSVEASGSLLPDGVRLVRGLRERTDELLAEPLPDEVVHAAELALGDTLRQWRERNPAAAG, from the coding sequence GTGACGACGTTCCACGAACTCGATACCGACACCTTCACCACGCTCGCCGTGGGCGACGGCGGACCGGCCGCCATCGCCGAGCTGCAGCGGGCGCAGCTGAGCCGCCACCTGCTCCTCATCGGAAACCTGCTGCGGGAATGGCCGGGGGCGCCGGCCGAACGCGACGCCATCGGCGAGGTCCTCGACCGGGCGCGCGACGCCGACCCGGACCGGTTCGCCGAGGTCGTCGGCGCTCCGCTGGTCGGCTCCTGGTCCGGCATCGCGACCCGCGCCCTGGGCCAGGGCATCGCCGACCCGTCCGACTTCGGGCAGCTCGCGGGCATCGCGGCGGTCGCGGCCGCGGCTTGTGGCGTACCGGCCGACCTGGCGGTGCCGGTCCGCAACGGCGTCGCGTCGGTGCCGGGCCTCGGCGCGCTTTCGGCCGGCGACGCCCCGGTGCGCCTGATCGCCGACGGCGGCCGGCTCACGACCGATGTCGGCGGGCGCCGCGTACTGCTGTCCGGGGACGGGGACGTGCCCGGGTTGCAGCGGGTGCGGGACCTGACCGCGCCCAGCGTGCGGATCGCGCTCGACGACGTCGACCCGTACCGGCACGGGCATCACGCTCCTCCGGCGAACCGGCTCGACGACGCCGACTTCGAGCAGTGGGACAAGCTGTTCGGCGAGGCGTGGGGCCTGCTGACCCGGCGGCTGCCGGGGCGCGCCGCCGAGCTCGCGGCCGGTCTGCGGACGCTCGTGCCGTTGCAGACCGACTCCCGGGCGGCCCGCAGCGCCACGATCAAGTACGCCTTCGGCGTCTTCGGCCTCACCCTGCCGCCGTCGGCGGCGGAGTTCGCGGTGACGATGGTGCACGAGTTCCAGCATTCGAAGCTCAGCGCGATCCTCGATCTGACGCCGATGACGGACCCGCACGACACCAGCCGCCACTTCGCCCCGTGGCGGACCGACCCCCGTCCGCTGGCCGGTCTCCTGCAAGGCGTGTACGCCTTCGTTGGAGTGGCCGACAGCTGGCGAGGACTGCGTCTCGAACCGGAGATCGCCGAGGAGGCCACCCGCAAGTTCGCCGAGGCCCGGATCAACGTCGCCGAAGGACTGCGCTCCGTCGAGGCGTCCGGCTCGCTGCTGCCCGACGGCGTACGCCTGGTGCGCGGTCTGCGGGAGCGCACCGACGAACTGCTCGCCGAGCCGCTGCCGGACGAGGTCGTCCACGCGGCCGAGCTGGCCTTGGGCGACACCTTGCGGCAGTGGCGCGAGCGGAACCCGGCCGCCGCCGGGTGA
- a CDS encoding FxsB family cyclophane-forming radical SAM/SPASM peptide maturase: MTTAPVGGVSLLRDAQRAAAPWPYAELDPERLRAAGWRPTPVRDLILKVHQRCNLACDYCYVYESADQSWRDRPAVMSTEVWQAAVDNLARYTARHRVRRVRVILHGGEPLLFRLDRIERLVAYLHAKLPLSTRAEVGMQTNGVLLTRRTLERLVGLQISVGVSVDGTEADHDRHRRTRSGRGSFAGAAKALELLREPDLRPAYAGILSTVSAESDPIATFETLSSFDPPTIDFLLPHANWATPPPHARPGATPYADWLIAVFDHWYGRQDPIRVRLFDDILALLLGGASGSEQVGLSPAGMLVVESDGAIEQVDALKSAYPGAAATGLDVRHHDLDDVFDDPGVVARQLGRQALSEICLGCPVREVCGGGHYAHRYRPGAGFRNPSAYCADLRRLIDHITARVATDLRRAAALERPEK, encoded by the coding sequence ATGACGACGGCGCCGGTCGGCGGGGTGAGCCTGCTCCGGGACGCGCAGCGGGCGGCCGCACCATGGCCGTACGCCGAGCTGGACCCGGAGCGGTTGCGCGCCGCCGGCTGGCGACCTACTCCGGTTCGCGACCTGATCCTCAAGGTCCACCAGCGGTGCAATCTGGCCTGCGACTACTGCTACGTCTACGAGTCGGCCGACCAGAGCTGGCGGGACCGCCCGGCGGTGATGTCCACCGAGGTGTGGCAGGCCGCCGTCGACAACCTCGCGCGCTACACCGCCCGGCATCGCGTACGCCGGGTGCGGGTGATCCTGCACGGCGGGGAACCGCTGCTGTTCCGCCTCGACCGCATCGAGCGGCTCGTGGCGTACTTGCATGCCAAGCTGCCGTTGAGCACCCGGGCCGAGGTCGGGATGCAGACCAACGGCGTACTGCTGACTCGGCGCACGCTGGAGCGGCTGGTCGGTTTGCAGATCTCCGTCGGCGTCAGCGTCGACGGGACCGAGGCCGACCATGACCGCCATCGGCGTACTCGGTCCGGCCGGGGCAGCTTCGCCGGTGCCGCCAAGGCGCTGGAACTGTTGCGGGAGCCGGATCTGCGGCCCGCGTACGCCGGCATCCTGTCCACTGTGTCGGCCGAGTCGGATCCGATCGCGACCTTCGAGACGCTGTCGTCGTTCGACCCGCCGACGATCGATTTCCTTCTCCCCCATGCGAATTGGGCCACTCCGCCGCCGCACGCGCGGCCCGGGGCGACCCCGTACGCCGACTGGCTGATCGCGGTCTTCGACCACTGGTACGGCCGGCAGGATCCCATCCGCGTCCGGCTGTTCGACGACATCCTGGCGCTGCTGCTGGGCGGCGCGAGCGGCTCCGAACAGGTCGGGCTGAGCCCGGCTGGGATGCTGGTCGTCGAGTCCGACGGGGCGATCGAGCAGGTCGACGCGCTGAAGTCCGCCTACCCCGGCGCCGCGGCGACCGGGCTCGACGTACGCCACCACGACCTCGACGACGTCTTCGACGACCCGGGCGTGGTCGCCCGTCAGCTCGGCCGGCAGGCCCTGTCGGAGATCTGCCTCGGCTGTCCCGTCCGCGAGGTCTGCGGCGGCGGCCACTACGCCCACCGATACCGGCCGGGCGCCGGGTTCCGCAACCCATCGGCGTACTGCGCCGATCTGCGCCGCCTCATCGATCACATCACCGCGCGCGTCGCCACCGATCTGCGGCGCGCCGCCGCACTGGAGAGACCTGAGAAGTGA
- the fxsT gene encoding FxSxx-COOH system tetratricopeptide repeat protein — MQISRPGDDAVPPGPFRDLVDRLHDLYLLAGGPSARTISSAIFKNRLLEAVSHETYRAALKGTYLLSWPKYLSIVAELNRRTPRPRAEPEILTEFQTLWTLAQQDYRTLRSGRGLPSPPRAENGSRPVRQLPDRNTWFTGRRAALIRLRNAFDQHPTATVVLHGVNGTGKTQLAAEYAYRYPDDYPVTWWIRCASADQARADLTDLATELGLADGDRSLGALKAYLGSPNLPYLLIFDGVEDRQVRGLIPNGGGHVLVTTTDRELAYDTSMIEVEVLDFGPDEAAEFLERRLPESTDSERTEIIELAGRLPLALDIAARIDLETLRDSHAPSGPLVGTVRAVREILSPDHRRILDLFGWFGAAPVPMALLQRDGTVKGRVGEILANPIELRIALRELANYGLVRLGAHQVEMTAPARQALVEIIPAGDAEVAWHHVHEILARTRLGPPGSALAQGYRDIDAHLQPARLVESDNPNAQHLIIDQIRFRALDGDLAGAADLARSAVEQWQRPGSLGPDHELVLRARVELAAALRGLGAYAEARSLASAAVRQLQTSPAYGADHELTLAAEVGAALDLLMMGRYTRAVDAQRKAYERSVAALGSAHPRTVDCRRSLAASLRHAGQYAQAADLDQHDFDRLTASDDAIDAVRVAFALADDLTGLGRFEPALDLLDQYTAKGTRLIGDHDPGVLAAVRTAAAVRRRLGRPGALDELAALHLRCGELLDQAAPQMLAVTLSYANALREAGRTSRAEQLIIDAISAYERRLSDRHPLAVVARVNLAAVHRAQGQWPIARQLGQRAAEQLRRTLGADHPYAIVAAVNHATDLALTGDRAGAVAASRSAYAVADRVLGPEHPDTLAAGTNLALDLVAVGSADEPLRESMLAGWTKLFGEHELVARFARGNRVECDLDPWPM, encoded by the coding sequence GTGCAGATAAGCAGACCCGGTGACGACGCGGTTCCGCCGGGACCGTTTCGCGACCTGGTTGACAGGTTGCACGACCTCTACCTGCTCGCCGGCGGCCCGTCGGCGCGGACCATCAGCTCGGCCATCTTCAAGAACCGGCTGCTGGAGGCGGTCTCCCACGAGACCTACCGGGCCGCGCTCAAGGGCACCTACCTGCTGTCCTGGCCGAAATACCTGTCGATCGTCGCCGAGCTGAACCGGCGTACGCCCCGGCCGCGGGCCGAGCCGGAGATCCTCACCGAGTTCCAGACACTGTGGACGCTCGCCCAGCAGGACTACCGAACCCTGCGTTCCGGGCGCGGCCTGCCGTCGCCGCCCCGGGCCGAGAACGGCTCCCGGCCGGTACGTCAGCTGCCCGACCGCAACACCTGGTTCACCGGCCGCCGAGCGGCCCTGATCCGGCTGCGCAACGCGTTCGATCAGCATCCGACGGCGACGGTCGTGCTGCACGGGGTCAACGGCACCGGCAAGACCCAGCTCGCGGCGGAGTACGCGTACCGGTATCCCGACGACTATCCGGTGACCTGGTGGATCCGCTGCGCCAGCGCCGATCAGGCCCGCGCCGACCTGACCGACCTGGCCACCGAGCTCGGCCTCGCCGACGGCGACCGGTCGCTGGGCGCGTTGAAGGCGTACCTCGGCTCGCCGAACCTGCCCTACCTGCTGATCTTCGACGGCGTGGAGGATCGCCAGGTACGCGGCCTGATCCCCAACGGCGGCGGGCATGTCCTGGTCACCACGACCGACCGCGAACTGGCCTACGACACCTCGATGATCGAGGTCGAGGTGCTCGACTTCGGCCCCGACGAGGCCGCCGAGTTCCTCGAACGCCGGCTGCCGGAGAGCACGGACTCCGAGCGCACCGAGATCATCGAGCTGGCTGGGCGGCTGCCGCTGGCGCTGGACATCGCGGCCCGCATCGACCTGGAGACCCTGCGCGACTCGCATGCCCCGTCCGGCCCCTTGGTCGGCACGGTACGCGCGGTCCGCGAGATCCTCAGTCCCGATCATCGCCGCATCCTCGACCTGTTCGGCTGGTTCGGCGCGGCCCCGGTGCCGATGGCGTTGCTGCAACGCGACGGGACGGTCAAAGGCCGGGTCGGCGAGATCCTGGCCAACCCGATCGAGCTGCGTATCGCGCTGCGTGAACTGGCCAACTACGGCCTGGTCCGGCTGGGCGCGCATCAGGTGGAGATGACCGCACCGGCCCGGCAGGCGCTCGTCGAGATCATCCCGGCCGGGGACGCCGAGGTCGCCTGGCACCACGTGCACGAGATCCTCGCGCGTACGCGGCTGGGGCCGCCCGGCTCGGCGCTGGCCCAGGGCTACCGCGACATCGACGCCCACCTGCAACCGGCCCGGTTGGTCGAGTCCGACAACCCGAACGCCCAGCACCTGATCATCGACCAGATCCGGTTCCGGGCGCTGGACGGCGACCTGGCCGGCGCGGCCGACCTGGCCCGGTCGGCGGTCGAGCAATGGCAGCGGCCCGGTTCGCTCGGCCCGGACCACGAACTCGTGCTGCGTGCCCGCGTCGAACTGGCCGCGGCGCTGCGCGGCCTGGGGGCGTACGCCGAGGCGCGGTCGCTGGCCTCGGCCGCGGTGCGGCAGTTGCAGACGAGCCCGGCGTACGGGGCGGATCACGAGCTGACCCTGGCGGCCGAGGTGGGGGCGGCGCTGGATCTGCTGATGATGGGCCGGTACACCCGCGCGGTCGACGCGCAGCGAAAGGCGTACGAGCGGTCGGTGGCGGCGTTGGGCTCGGCCCATCCCCGGACGGTGGACTGCCGCCGCAGCCTGGCCGCGAGCCTGCGCCACGCCGGGCAGTACGCCCAGGCGGCTGATCTCGACCAGCACGACTTCGATCGGCTGACCGCCTCGGACGATGCCATCGACGCTGTCCGGGTCGCGTTCGCGCTCGCCGACGACCTGACCGGGCTAGGCCGGTTCGAGCCGGCGCTGGACCTGCTCGACCAGTACACCGCCAAGGGCACCCGGCTCATCGGCGACCACGATCCCGGGGTGCTGGCGGCGGTGCGTACGGCGGCGGCGGTGCGCCGACGCCTCGGCCGGCCGGGTGCGCTCGACGAGCTGGCAGCGCTGCACCTGCGCTGCGGGGAACTGCTCGATCAGGCCGCGCCGCAGATGCTGGCGGTGACGCTGAGTTACGCCAACGCGCTCCGGGAGGCCGGGCGGACCAGCCGGGCCGAGCAGCTGATCATCGACGCGATCTCGGCGTACGAGCGGCGGCTGTCCGACCGGCACCCGCTCGCGGTGGTGGCCCGGGTCAACCTCGCCGCCGTCCATCGCGCCCAGGGCCAGTGGCCCATCGCCCGGCAGCTCGGTCAGCGGGCCGCTGAGCAGCTCCGGCGTACGCTCGGCGCCGATCACCCGTACGCGATCGTCGCCGCGGTCAACCACGCGACGGATCTGGCGTTGACCGGCGACCGGGCGGGCGCGGTCGCGGCCTCGCGATCGGCGTACGCGGTCGCGGACCGTGTCCTGGGGCCGGAACACCCCGACACCCTCGCGGCGGGCACGAATCTGGCCCTCGACCTGGTGGCCGTCGGAAGCGCCGACGAACCGTTGCGCGAGAGCATGCTCGCGGGGTGGACGAAGCTGTTCGGGGAGCACGAACTGGTCGCCCGGTTCGCCCGGGGAAACCGGGTGGAGTGCGACCTGGACCCCTGGCCGATGTGA